From the genome of Helicobacter pylori, one region includes:
- the flgC gene encoding flagellar basal body rod protein FlgC: MFLSSFDISGYGLSAQRLRANLISSNIANANTTRTSEGGPYRRQEAVFKAFDFNEILNQKIAQNNQITPYEDPLDEGDDDPLIPITSVVVDKIVRDDSEPLMKYDPSHPDANAQGYVAYPNVNAVVEMADLVEATRAYQANVAAFQSTKNMVQNAIGMLQT, from the coding sequence ATGTTTTTATCTTCTTTTGATATTAGCGGTTATGGTTTGTCCGCCCAACGCTTAAGGGCTAATTTGATTTCTTCTAATATCGCTAACGCCAACACCACGCGCACGAGCGAAGGAGGTCCTTATAGGAGGCAAGAAGCAGTGTTTAAGGCTTTTGATTTCAATGAGATTTTAAACCAAAAAATCGCTCAAAACAATCAAATCACTCCCTATGAAGACCCTTTAGATGAAGGCGATGACGACCCCTTAATCCCTATCACAAGCGTGGTGGTGGATAAGATTGTGCGCGATGATAGCGAGCCTTTGATGAAATACGATCCAAGCCACCCTGACGCTAACGCTCAAGGCTATGTGGCTTACCCCAATGTGAATGCGGTGGTTGAAATGGCGGATCTAGTGGAAGCGACTAGGGCCTATCAGGCCAATGTTGCAGCCTTTCAAAGCACTAAAAATATGGTGCAAAATGCGATTGGCATGTTACAAACATGA
- the fliE gene encoding flagellar hook-basal body complex protein FliE has product MQAIHNDKSLLSPFSELNTDNRTKREESGSTFKEQKGGEFSKLLKQSINELNNTQEQSDKALADMATGQIKDLHQAAIAIGKAETSMKLMLEVRNKAISAYKELLRTQI; this is encoded by the coding sequence ATGCAAGCCATACACAATGATAAAAGCTTATTGAGTCCTTTCTCTGAGCTTAACACGGACAACAGGACTAAAAGAGAAGAATCGGGCAGCACTTTTAAAGAACAAAAAGGTGGGGAGTTTTCTAAACTCTTAAAACAATCCATTAATGAGCTTAACAACACTCAAGAGCAATCTGACAAAGCCTTAGCTGACATGGCGACAGGGCAAATCAAAGATTTACACCAGGCGGCTATCGCTATAGGGAAGGCTGAAACGAGCATGAAACTCATGCTTGAAGTGCGCAACAAAGCTATCAGCGCTTATAAAGAGCTTTTAAGAACGCAGATCTAG
- a CDS encoding transcriptional regulator — MIAWSFLKRGFVFVAPDFNGFYHQKFMFSCVVKVQCCTIFK; from the coding sequence ATGATCGCTTGGTCCTTTTTAAAGAGAGGGTTCGTTTTTGTTGCACCCGATTTTAACGGATTTTATCATCAAAAATTCATGTTCTCATGCGTTGTGAAAGTCCAATGTTGCACCATTTTCAAGTAA
- a CDS encoding peptidoglycan D,D-transpeptidase FtsI family protein, whose amino-acid sequence MDNKNIDPDFNPEQFLETQRDKGSVTALIFLLLFFIFLMVAFKKAFFAQANMPTLVMSKQDTATRGTIYSQDNYSLATSQTLFKLGFDTRFLNPNKEDFFIDFLSIYSNIPKKSLKDAINTKGYIILTYDLTPNTAANIRDLNKKFLAFGVFQNFKDAHDKVWQKQGLNIEVSGVSRNYPYQNSLEPVIGYVQKQEEDKLTLTTGKKGVEKFQDHLLKAQQNGIRTGKRDVSFNFIQNRSYTEIERLDGYEVYLSIPLKLQREIETLLDKTKDKLKAKEILVGIINPKSGEILSLASSKRFNPNAIKTSDYESLNLSVAEKVFEPGSTIKPIVYSLLLEKNLINPKERIDLNHGYYQLGKYTIKDDFIPSKKAVVEDILIQSSNVGMIKISKNLNPEDFYNGLLGYGFSQKTGIDLSLEATGKIPPLSAFKREVLKGSVSYGYGLNATFLQLLRAYAVFSNEGKLTTPYLVQRETAPNGDIYIPSPKPTFQVINPKSARKMKETLIKVVRYGTGKNAQFEGLYIGGKTGTARVAKNGSYSAESYNSSFFGFAEDERQVFTIGVVILGSHGKEEYYASKIAAPIFKEITAILVRYNYLSPSIAIQNALEKRRVKG is encoded by the coding sequence ATGGATAATAAAAACATTGATCCCGACTTCAACCCAGAACAATTTTTAGAAACCCAAAGAGACAAGGGCTCTGTTACAGCATTAATCTTTTTATTGCTTTTTTTTATTTTTTTAATGGTGGCTTTTAAAAAAGCTTTTTTTGCCCAAGCCAACATGCCCACTCTAGTGATGAGCAAACAAGACACTGCGACTAGGGGGACTATCTATAGTCAAGACAACTACAGCCTGGCCACTTCGCAAACCCTTTTCAAACTAGGCTTTGACACGAGGTTTTTAAACCCGAATAAAGAAGATTTTTTCATTGATTTCCTTTCTATTTATAGCAATATCCCTAAAAAGTCCCTAAAAGACGCCATCAATACGAAAGGCTATATTATTCTAACCTATGATCTCACGCCCAATACTGCTGCTAATATTAGGGACTTGAATAAGAAATTTTTAGCCTTTGGGGTTTTTCAAAATTTCAAAGATGCGCACGATAAAGTGTGGCAAAAGCAAGGGCTAAACATTGAAGTGAGCGGCGTTTCCAGGAATTACCCTTATCAAAATAGCCTAGAGCCAGTCATTGGCTATGTGCAAAAACAAGAAGAAGACAAGCTCACTTTAACTACCGGTAAAAAAGGCGTTGAAAAATTTCAAGATCACTTGCTTAAGGCCCAACAAAACGGCATAAGAACAGGCAAAAGAGATGTGAGTTTTAACTTTATCCAAAACCGCTCTTATACAGAAATTGAACGGCTTGATGGCTATGAGGTGTATTTGAGCATTCCTTTAAAACTCCAAAGAGAAATTGAAACCCTATTAGATAAAACTAAAGACAAACTCAAAGCTAAAGAAATCCTAGTGGGTATCATTAACCCTAAAAGCGGAGAAATCTTATCGCTAGCTTCAAGCAAGCGCTTCAATCCTAATGCGATTAAAACCAGCGATTATGAAAGTTTGAATTTGAGCGTTGCCGAAAAGGTTTTTGAGCCAGGCAGCACGATTAAACCCATCGTTTATTCCTTGCTGTTAGAAAAGAATTTAATCAACCCTAAAGAGCGCATTGATTTAAACCATGGCTATTACCAATTAGGAAAATACACCATTAAAGACGACTTTATCCCTAGTAAAAAAGCCGTTGTGGAAGACATTTTGATCCAATCTAGCAATGTGGGCATGATAAAAATCAGCAAAAATCTCAACCCGGAGGATTTCTATAACGGGCTTTTAGGCTATGGATTTTCTCAAAAAACGGGCATTGATTTATCCTTAGAAGCCACAGGAAAGATCCCTCCTTTGTCCGCTTTCAAGCGTGAAGTGCTAAAGGGGAGCGTCTCTTATGGCTACGGGCTGAACGCGACTTTTTTGCAGCTTTTAAGGGCTTATGCGGTATTTTCTAATGAAGGCAAATTGACTACCCCCTATTTAGTGCAACGAGAGACCGCCCCTAATGGCGATATTTACATCCCTAGCCCCAAACCCACTTTTCAAGTCATTAATCCAAAAAGTGCTAGAAAGATGAAAGAAACCTTAATTAAAGTGGTGCGTTATGGCACAGGCAAAAACGCTCAATTTGAAGGGCTATACATAGGGGGCAAAACAGGCACAGCTAGGGTTGCTAAAAACGGGAGTTATAGTGCGGAGTCCTACAACAGCTCTTTTTTTGGGTTTGCTGAAGATGAAAGGCAGGTTTTTACTATCGGCGTGGTTATCTTAGGTTCGCACGGCAAGGAAGAATATTACGCCAGTAAGATTGCAGCCCCCATTTTTAAAGAAATCACCGCAATTTTAGTGCGTTACAATTACCTATCGCCCTCTATTGCAATTCAAAATGCGTTGGAGAAACGGCGCGTGAAAGGTTGA
- a CDS encoding cytochrome c1 yields the protein MKEFKILIILIVVIGVIYYGVEPYAHSVMHPKIAPADFAFKDLEPIDLKNGDANKGKQLVAENCTACHGIKSQNIPAPMDSLSASNSFGVVPPDLSHVAGVLNANFLAHFIKDPVKTAKLSHKFNDERPYPMPAFSQFSDKDLSDIVAYLTSILPKNLSDKEVFAQSCQRCHSLDYAKDKAFSDPKDLANYLGSHAPDLSMMIRAKGEHGLNIFINDPQKLLPGTAMPRVGLSEQAQKQVISYLEKAGDRKKHERNTLGIKIMIFFAVLSFLAYAWKRKVWSEVH from the coding sequence ATGAAAGAATTTAAGATTCTAATTATCCTTATTGTGGTGATAGGCGTGATTTATTATGGAGTTGAGCCTTATGCGCATTCGGTGATGCACCCTAAAATCGCTCCGGCAGATTTTGCTTTCAAGGATTTAGAGCCGATTGATTTAAAAAATGGCGACGCCAATAAAGGCAAACAGCTTGTAGCCGAAAATTGCACCGCTTGCCATGGCATTAAATCTCAAAACATTCCAGCCCCTATGGATAGTCTTAGTGCGAGCAACTCTTTTGGGGTCGTGCCACCGGATTTAAGCCATGTGGCGGGGGTTTTGAATGCGAATTTCTTAGCCCACTTCATCAAAGATCCTGTGAAAACGGCGAAATTGAGTCATAAATTTAACGATGAAAGGCCATATCCCATGCCGGCGTTTTCTCAATTTAGCGATAAAGATTTGAGCGATATTGTGGCGTATCTCACTTCCATTTTGCCTAAAAATTTGAGCGATAAGGAAGTGTTTGCTCAAAGCTGTCAAAGGTGCCATAGCTTGGATTATGCTAAAGATAAGGCCTTTAGCGATCCTAAAGATTTAGCCAATTATTTAGGCTCTCATGCGCCTGATTTGTCCATGATGATTAGAGCTAAAGGCGAACATGGTTTGAATATTTTCATCAACGATCCGCAAAAGCTTTTGCCTGGCACGGCTATGCCTAGAGTGGGGTTGAGCGAACAGGCTCAAAAACAAGTCATCTCTTATTTGGAAAAAGCGGGCGATAGAAAAAAACATGAAAGGAATACCTTAGGGATAAAAATCATGATTTTCTTTGCGGTGCTGTCGTTCTTGGCTTATGCGTGGAAAAGAAAAGTTTGGAGCGAAGTGCATTGA
- a CDS encoding cytochrome b — translation MAEIKKAKNLGEWLDMRLGTNKLVKVLMTEYWIPKNINFLWAMGVILLTLFGVLVISGIFLLMYYKPDAKMAFDSVNFTIMQEVAYGWLWRHMHATAASMIFVIIYIHMFVGIYYGSYKKGREMIWISGMVLFVVFSAEAFSGYMLPWGQMSYWAAAVITNLFGGIPFIGADVVEWIRGNYVVADSTLTRFFMLHVFLLPIAIILLIGVHFYSLRIPHVNNQEGEEIDFESEEKKFIEGKKKESKVIPFWPVFLSKDIFVVCAFMVFFFYLVCYHYDFAMDPINFERANSLKTPPHIYPEWYFLWSYEVLRGFFFSADLGLMAFGVAQAIFFLLPFLDRSPVVAPAHKRPAFMVWFWLLIIDMIVLTIYGKLPPLGIGKYIGLLGSITFLALFFVVLPIIAISESKKQGGVR, via the coding sequence ATGGCAGAGATAAAAAAAGCGAAGAATTTAGGCGAATGGTTGGACATGCGTCTTGGCACTAACAAGCTTGTTAAAGTGCTGATGACAGAATATTGGATCCCTAAAAACATCAATTTTTTATGGGCCATGGGGGTGATTTTATTGACCCTTTTTGGCGTGCTTGTAATTTCAGGGATTTTCTTGCTCATGTATTACAAGCCTGATGCGAAAATGGCGTTTGACAGCGTGAATTTCACCATCATGCAAGAAGTGGCTTATGGCTGGCTTTGGCGCCACATGCATGCCACGGCAGCGAGCATGATTTTTGTCATCATTTATATCCACATGTTTGTTGGCATCTATTATGGCTCTTACAAAAAGGGCCGTGAGATGATTTGGATTAGCGGGATGGTTTTGTTTGTGGTCTTTAGTGCGGAAGCCTTTAGCGGGTATATGCTGCCTTGGGGGCAGATGAGCTATTGGGCCGCAGCGGTTATCACGAATTTATTTGGGGGCATTCCTTTCATTGGGGCTGATGTGGTGGAGTGGATTAGGGGGAATTATGTTGTGGCTGATTCCACTTTAACGCGCTTTTTCATGCTCCATGTGTTTTTACTGCCCATTGCGATCATTTTACTCATTGGTGTGCATTTTTATTCTTTACGCATCCCGCATGTCAATAACCAAGAAGGCGAAGAGATTGACTTTGAATCAGAAGAAAAGAAATTCATTGAAGGCAAGAAAAAAGAGTCTAAAGTCATTCCTTTTTGGCCGGTATTCTTGTCTAAAGATATTTTTGTGGTTTGCGCGTTTATGGTCTTTTTCTTTTACTTGGTGTGTTACCACTATGATTTTGCGATGGATCCTATCAACTTTGAAAGGGCTAACAGCCTTAAAACGCCGCCTCACATTTACCCTGAATGGTATTTCTTATGGAGTTATGAAGTCTTAAGGGGCTTTTTCTTTAGCGCTGATTTAGGGTTAATGGCCTTTGGCGTGGCGCAAGCGATCTTCTTCTTACTACCCTTTTTGGACAGAAGCCCAGTTGTCGCTCCCGCGCACAAACGGCCAGCTTTTATGGTGTGGTTTTGGCTCTTAATCATTGATATGATTGTTTTAACGATCTATGGTAAATTGCCTCCGCTTGGGATCGGTAAATACATTGGCTTATTGGGTTCAATCACTTTCCTAGCCCTTTTCTTTGTGGTATTGCCCATTATCGCCATCTCCGAGAGCAAGAAACAAGGGGGTGTTAGATGA
- the petA gene encoding ubiquinol-cytochrome c reductase iron-sulfur subunit — MADIQRRDFLGMSLASVTAIGAIASLVAMKKTWDPLPSVVSAGFTTIDVANMQEGQFSTVEWRGKPVYILKRSKKEGFNEKRDFKIGESVFTTAIQICTHLGCIPTYQDEEKGFLCPCHGGRFTSDGVNIAGTPPPRSFDIPPFKIEGTKITFGEAGAEYKKMMAKA; from the coding sequence ATGGCAGATATTCAAAGGCGTGATTTTTTAGGAATGAGCCTTGCTAGTGTTACAGCTATAGGGGCTATAGCGAGTCTAGTAGCGATGAAAAAGACTTGGGATCCGCTTCCAAGCGTTGTTTCAGCCGGTTTTACAACCATAGATGTGGCGAATATGCAAGAAGGGCAGTTTTCCACCGTGGAATGGCGTGGGAAACCGGTCTATATCCTCAAGCGTTCCAAAAAAGAGGGCTTTAATGAAAAGCGCGATTTTAAAATTGGCGAGAGCGTTTTTACCACAGCCATTCAAATTTGCACGCATTTAGGGTGTATCCCCACTTATCAAGATGAAGAAAAAGGCTTTTTATGCCCATGCCATGGGGGGCGTTTCACTTCTGATGGCGTGAATATTGCCGGCACTCCCCCTCCACGCTCTTTTGATATCCCGCCTTTTAAAATTGAAGGCACTAAGATCACTTTTGGTGAAGCCGGGGCTGAATACAAGAAAATGATGGCTAAAGCGTAA
- the mfd gene encoding transcription-repair coupling factor, which translates to MIQSSLYKALNKGFDYQILACKDFKESQLAKEVISYFKPNSKAVLFPEFRAKKNDDLRSFFEEFLQLLGGLREFYQALEKKQEAIVIAPISALLHPLPKKELLESFKITLLEKYNLKDLKDKLFYYGYEILELVEMEGEASFRGDIVDIYAPNSKAYRLSFLDTECESIKEFDPTTQMSLKEDLLEIEIPPTLFSLDEQSYKDLKTKVEQSPLNSFSKDLISFGLWFLGEKANDLLHAYKSIISPKALEEIQELASLNELDYERFKFLKVLENPQDYEDLEIHAHALEGFITLHSNRKITLLAPNKTILDNAISTLEKSSIECVIAPFVLNFKTPDGIFISLNFFERKKKRQKSKLALNELNAGEWVVHDDYGVGVFSQLVQHSVLGSKRDFLEIAYLGEDKLLLPVENLHLIARYVAQSDSVPVKDRLGKGSFLKLKAKVRNKLLEIASKIIELAAERNLILGKKMDTHLAELEIFKTHAGFEYTSDQEKAIAEISKDLSSHRVMDRLLSGDVGFGKTEVAMHAIFCAFLNGFQSALVVPTTLLAHQHFETLRARFENFGVKVARLDRYASEKNKLLKAVELGLVDVLVGTHAILGTKFKNLGLVVVDEEHKFGVKQKEALKELSKSVHFLSMSATPIPRTLNMALSQIKGISSLKTPPTDRKPSRTFLKEKNDELLKEIIHRELRRNGQIFYIHNHIASISKVKTKLEDLIPKLKIAILHSQINAHESEEIMLEFAKGNYQVLLCTSIVESGIHLPNANTIIIDNAQNFGLADLHQLRGRVGRGKKEGFCYFLIEDQKSLNEQALKRLLALEKNSYLGSGESIAYHDLEIRGGGNLLGQDQSGHIKNIGYALYTRMLEDAIYELSGGKKRLEKSVEIQLSVSAFLNPELIASDSLRLDLYRRLSLCENTDEVGQIHEEIEDRFGKIDDLSAQFLQIITLKILANQLSIIKLSNFNQNITITYSDEKKENLKAPSKDDNDILETLLKHLHAQISLKRR; encoded by the coding sequence ATGATCCAATCTAGCCTTTATAAAGCCTTAAACAAAGGCTTTGATTATCAAATACTTGCTTGTAAGGATTTTAAAGAGTCTCAACTCGCTAAAGAAGTCATAAGCTATTTTAAGCCCAATAGCAAAGCCGTTCTTTTTCCGGAGTTTAGGGCTAAAAAAAACGATGATTTGCGTTCGTTTTTTGAAGAATTTTTACAGCTTTTAGGAGGTTTAAGGGAGTTTTATCAAGCTTTAGAAAAAAAGCAAGAAGCGATCGTCATTGCCCCTATTAGTGCATTATTACACCCTTTACCTAAAAAAGAACTTTTAGAAAGCTTTAAAATCACTCTTTTAGAAAAATATAATCTCAAGGACTTAAAAGACAAGCTCTTTTATTATGGTTATGAAATTTTAGAATTAGTGGAAATGGAAGGCGAAGCGAGCTTTAGGGGGGATATTGTGGATATTTATGCACCTAATTCTAAAGCATATCGCTTGAGTTTTCTTGACACAGAGTGTGAGAGCATTAAGGAATTTGACCCCACCACTCAAATGAGCCTCAAAGAAGATTTGTTAGAAATTGAAATCCCCCCCACGCTTTTTAGTTTGGACGAACAATCTTATAAGGATCTGAAAACAAAAGTAGAGCAAAGCCCATTAAACAGCTTTTCTAAAGATTTGATCAGTTTTGGTTTGTGGTTTTTAGGGGAAAAAGCAAACGATTTGTTGCATGCCTATAAAAGCATTATAAGCCCTAAAGCTTTAGAAGAGATTCAAGAATTAGCGAGCTTAAACGAATTGGATTATGAGCGTTTCAAATTTTTAAAGGTTTTAGAAAACCCACAAGACTATGAAGATTTAGAAATCCATGCGCATGCCCTAGAAGGCTTTATAACTTTGCATTCAAATCGTAAAATCACGCTCCTAGCTCCTAATAAAACGATTTTAGACAATGCGATAAGCACGCTTGAAAAGAGCAGCATTGAATGCGTTATCGCCCCCTTTGTGTTAAACTTTAAAACCCCTGACGGGATTTTTATTTCGCTCAATTTTTTTGAAAGGAAGAAAAAACGCCAAAAATCCAAACTCGCTTTGAATGAATTGAATGCTGGCGAATGGGTGGTGCATGATGATTATGGGGTGGGCGTGTTTTCTCAATTAGTCCAACACAGCGTTTTAGGGAGCAAGAGGGATTTTTTAGAAATCGCTTATTTGGGCGAAGACAAACTGCTATTACCGGTAGAAAACCTGCATCTAATCGCTCGCTATGTGGCGCAAAGCGATAGCGTGCCAGTTAAAGACCGGCTAGGGAAAGGGAGTTTCCTCAAACTAAAAGCTAAAGTTAGGAATAAGCTTTTAGAGATTGCAAGCAAGATCATTGAATTAGCGGCTGAACGCAATTTGATCTTGGGTAAAAAGATGGACACGCATTTAGCGGAGCTAGAAATCTTTAAAACGCATGCAGGGTTTGAATACACAAGCGATCAAGAAAAAGCCATCGCTGAAATCTCAAAGGATTTAAGCTCTCACAGAGTGATGGACAGATTATTGAGTGGGGATGTGGGTTTTGGAAAAACAGAAGTGGCGATGCATGCGATTTTTTGCGCGTTTTTGAACGGCTTTCAAAGCGCTTTAGTCGTGCCTACTACTTTATTAGCGCACCAGCATTTTGAGACTTTAAGGGCACGTTTTGAAAATTTTGGCGTTAAAGTGGCTCGTTTGGACAGGTATGCGAGCGAAAAAAACAAGCTTTTAAAGGCGGTGGAATTAGGGCTGGTTGATGTTCTTGTAGGCACGCATGCGATTTTAGGCACGAAATTTAAAAACTTGGGCTTAGTGGTGGTGGATGAAGAGCATAAATTTGGCGTGAAACAAAAAGAAGCTTTAAAAGAATTGAGTAAAAGCGTGCATTTTTTAAGCATGTCCGCTACGCCTATCCCACGCACTTTAAACATGGCACTCTCTCAAATTAAAGGCATTAGCTCTTTAAAAACCCCGCCCACAGACAGAAAACCCAGCCGCACTTTTTTGAAAGAAAAGAATGACGAACTCTTAAAAGAGATTATTCATAGAGAATTACGCCGTAACGGGCAAATTTTTTACATCCATAACCACATCGCTAGCATTTCAAAAGTCAAAACCAAGCTAGAAGATTTAATCCCTAAACTCAAAATCGCCATTTTGCATTCCCAAATTAACGCTCATGAGAGCGAAGAAATCATGCTAGAGTTTGCTAAGGGAAACTATCAGGTTTTATTATGCACTTCTATTGTGGAATCAGGGATTCATTTGCCTAACGCTAACACGATCATCATAGATAATGCGCAGAATTTTGGGCTGGCTGATTTGCACCAATTAAGAGGGCGTGTGGGGAGAGGTAAAAAAGAAGGCTTTTGCTATTTTCTTATAGAAGATCAAAAAAGTTTGAATGAACAGGCCCTAAAACGCTTGCTCGCTTTAGAAAAAAATTCGTATTTAGGCAGTGGGGAGAGTATCGCTTATCATGATTTAGAAATCAGGGGGGGCGGGAATTTGCTCGGGCAAGATCAGAGCGGGCATATTAAAAATATCGGTTATGCGCTCTATACGCGCATGCTTGAAGACGCGATTTATGAATTGAGTGGGGGGAAAAAAAGGCTTGAAAAAAGCGTGGAAATCCAATTGAGCGTGAGCGCTTTTTTAAACCCTGAACTCATTGCAAGCGATAGTTTGAGGTTGGATTTATACCGCCGTTTGAGTTTGTGTGAAAATACAGATGAGGTGGGGCAAATCCATGAAGAAATAGAAGATAGGTTTGGCAAAATAGACGATTTGAGCGCTCAATTTTTGCAAATCATTACGCTTAAAATTCTAGCCAACCAGCTTAGCATCATTAAACTTTCTAATTTCAATCAAAACATCACCATTACTTATAGCGATGAAAAGAAAGAAAACCTGAAAGCCCCAAGCAAAGACGATAACGATATTTTAGAAACCCTTCTGAAACATTTGCACGCTCAAATTTCTTTAAAGCGGCGTTAA
- a CDS encoding bactofilin family protein translates to MAIFDNNNKSANAKTGPATIIAQGTKIKGELHLDYHLHIDGELEGVVHSKSTVVIGQTGSVLGEIFANKLVVNGKFTGTVEAEVVEIMPLGRLDGKISSQELVVERKGILIGETRPKNLQGGALLINEQEKKIENK, encoded by the coding sequence ATGGCAATCTTTGATAACAATAATAAATCAGCTAATGCAAAAACAGGACCAGCGACTATCATCGCTCAAGGCACAAAAATAAAAGGTGAGCTTCATTTGGATTACCATTTGCACATAGATGGCGAATTAGAAGGGGTGGTGCATTCTAAAAGCACGGTGGTGATCGGGCAAACCGGATCGGTATTGGGTGAGATTTTTGCTAATAAATTAGTGGTCAATGGCAAGTTTACTGGCACGGTGGAGGCGGAAGTGGTAGAAATCATGCCTTTAGGGCGCCTTGATGGTAAAATCTCTAGCCAAGAGCTTGTGGTGGAAAGAAAGGGGATTTTGATTGGGGAAACTCGCCCTAAAAACCTTCAAGGGGGGGCATTGTTAATCAATGAGCAAGAAAAGAAAATTGAAAATAAATAG
- the csd1 gene encoding peptidoglycan DD-metalloendopeptidase Csd1 — protein sequence MFLDRRLIVMITDSKGSRYINVHILFRQIGLYALLIVVGSLLFLGISLLVLNQEIKNIEKQHALITKEFEKKKETNEKLSLQMDEFLDDLQLSGERINDLEEVVGVNRPEEKEEGNFSSRLDVAGITGLQKSFIMRLIPNDYPLESYRRVSAAFNKRIHPILHVLHNHTGLDLSTAINTPVYASASGVVGLASKGWNGGYGNLIKVFHPFGFKTYYAHLNKIIVKTGEFVKKGQLIGYSGNTGMSTGPHLHYEVRFLNQPINPMSFTKWNMKNFEEVFNKERSIRWQSLITIINQLMQKQDQRLSSLKAQK from the coding sequence GTGTTTTTAGACAGGCGTTTGATTGTGATGATTACGGACTCTAAAGGGAGCCGTTATATTAATGTTCATATCTTATTCCGTCAAATTGGCTTGTATGCACTTTTGATTGTTGTGGGATCTTTATTGTTTTTAGGCATTTCGTTACTGGTTTTAAATCAAGAGATTAAAAACATTGAAAAACAGCATGCTTTAATCACTAAGGAATTTGAGAAAAAAAAAGAGACGAATGAAAAGCTTTCTTTGCAAATGGATGAATTTTTAGACGATTTGCAACTTTCAGGGGAACGCATCAACGATTTAGAAGAAGTGGTGGGAGTGAATAGACCTGAAGAAAAAGAAGAGGGCAATTTTTCCAGCCGCCTGGATGTCGCTGGGATTACTGGGCTTCAAAAAAGCTTTATCATGCGCCTTATCCCTAATGACTACCCGCTAGAATCCTATCGGCGCGTTTCAGCCGCCTTTAATAAAAGAATCCACCCTATTTTGCATGTGTTGCACAACCATACCGGGCTCGATCTAAGCACCGCTATTAACACCCCTGTGTATGCGAGCGCGAGCGGGGTAGTAGGGTTAGCGAGCAAAGGGTGGAATGGGGGGTATGGGAATTTAATTAAAGTTTTCCACCCTTTTGGTTTTAAAACTTACTACGCCCATTTGAATAAAATCATCGTAAAAACGGGCGAATTTGTCAAAAAAGGGCAGTTGATTGGGTATAGTGGTAATACAGGGATGAGCACAGGGCCGCATTTGCATTATGAAGTGCGTTTTTTAAATCAACCCATAAACCCCATGAGTTTCACCAAATGGAACATGAAGAATTTTGAAGAAGTTTTCAATAAAGAAAGGAGCATCAGATGGCAATCTTTGATAACAATAATAAATCAGCTAATGCAAAAACAGGACCAGCGACTATCATCGCTCAAGGCACAAAAATAA